The following are encoded in a window of Chloroflexota bacterium genomic DNA:
- a CDS encoding nitroreductase — MDTLTALRDRRSINALTDDVPSQAAIQRLIDVAVWAPNHRMTEPWRFHVLAGDARRTVGEAISDGLRDELDANDPIAAGEIKGARAKLTRAPIVIVVSHPRADDPVMDLEDYAACCCAVQNMLLAAHAEGLAAKWRTGAMCDYVASRKALGIGDTDRLVGFIYLGYPSPNAPPDTRERTAPEVDWLGWDDASD, encoded by the coding sequence GTGGATACCCTTACGGCGCTGCGTGATCGCCGCAGCATCAACGCCCTGACGGACGACGTGCCGTCGCAGGCCGCCATTCAACGGCTCATCGACGTGGCCGTGTGGGCGCCCAACCATCGCATGACCGAACCCTGGCGGTTTCACGTGCTTGCCGGGGACGCGCGTCGGACGGTCGGCGAGGCCATCAGCGACGGCCTGCGCGACGAGCTCGACGCCAACGATCCGATCGCCGCCGGCGAGATCAAGGGCGCCCGCGCCAAGCTCACGCGCGCGCCCATCGTGATCGTCGTGAGCCACCCGCGTGCGGACGACCCGGTGATGGACCTGGAAGACTACGCCGCCTGCTGCTGCGCGGTGCAGAACATGCTGCTGGCGGCCCACGCCGAAGGCCTGGCGGCCAAGTGGCGCACCGGCGCGATGTGCGACTACGTCGCCAGCCGGAAGGCACTGGGCATCGGCGACACGGACCGGCTCGTCGGGTTCATCTACCTCGGCTATCCGTCGCCCAACGCACCGCCCGACACGCGGGAGCGGACGGCGCCCGAGGTCGACTGGCTCGGCTGGGACGACGCGAGTGACTAA
- a CDS encoding amidase, translating to MTNATELWQYTLVEIGERIANGEVSPVEVTRACLARTERLGPALNATTTILGDQALEAARRAEREIVGGTHRGPLHGVPIGIKDLADVAGTPTTAGSHVFDGHIAERDSTLVRQLKRAGAVVIAKLNCDEMALHPTGAISQFGPGLNPWNTSRVSGGSSSGSGIAVAAGMMFAALGSDTGGSIRMPAAACGVVGIKPTYGRVSLDGVRQLAPTFDTPGPMARTTLDAALMLRAMVDPDDEARIGESNSLTHLVPDADAGLDGLRLGVPSSYFFEEIDPEIERIVRGTIDALARLGAELVAVELSSLPQVIESHWGIMILESHASISAATGGDLSRVGEPLRERLAAGLEVLDLDPRDTAVSLGRLRAMRDDALADYRRATSQVDALVVPALPRSPVPIAQALTDFTWMGRFTRCFNCTHEPVVCLPCGRGSDGMPVGMQVVAPKYRERTAVRIALAYERSGDAPALGWPPELDLPAN from the coding sequence GTGACTAACGCCACCGAGCTGTGGCAGTACACCCTGGTCGAGATCGGTGAGCGCATCGCCAATGGCGAGGTCAGCCCGGTCGAGGTGACCCGCGCCTGCCTGGCGCGCACCGAGCGGCTGGGTCCGGCGCTCAACGCCACGACCACGATCCTCGGCGACCAGGCGCTGGAGGCCGCGCGGCGGGCGGAACGCGAGATCGTCGGCGGCACCCACCGCGGGCCGTTGCACGGCGTCCCGATCGGCATCAAGGACCTGGCCGACGTGGCCGGAACGCCGACCACGGCTGGCTCCCACGTCTTCGACGGTCATATCGCCGAACGGGACAGCACCCTCGTGCGCCAGCTCAAGCGCGCCGGCGCGGTCGTCATCGCCAAGCTGAACTGCGACGAGATGGCGCTGCACCCGACCGGCGCGATCTCCCAGTTTGGACCGGGCCTCAACCCGTGGAACACGTCGCGGGTCAGCGGCGGCTCGAGCAGCGGGTCCGGAATCGCGGTCGCGGCGGGCATGATGTTCGCCGCGCTCGGCTCGGACACGGGCGGCTCCATTCGCATGCCGGCCGCCGCCTGCGGCGTGGTCGGCATCAAGCCCACCTACGGCCGCGTCAGCCTGGACGGCGTGCGCCAACTGGCGCCGACGTTCGACACGCCGGGGCCCATGGCCCGCACCACCCTGGACGCGGCGCTGATGCTGCGCGCCATGGTGGACCCGGACGACGAGGCGCGCATCGGCGAGTCCAATAGCCTGACGCACCTCGTGCCCGACGCGGACGCCGGACTCGACGGCCTGCGCCTCGGCGTGCCGTCCAGCTATTTCTTCGAGGAGATCGACCCCGAGATCGAGCGAATCGTGCGCGGCACCATCGACGCGCTGGCGCGGCTGGGCGCCGAGTTGGTGGCGGTCGAGCTGTCGTCGCTGCCGCAGGTGATCGAGTCCCATTGGGGCATCATGATTCTCGAATCCCACGCCTCGATCTCGGCGGCGACCGGCGGTGACCTGTCCCGGGTCGGCGAACCTCTACGTGAGCGCTTGGCGGCGGGACTGGAAGTCCTGGACCTGGATCCCCGGGACACCGCGGTGTCGCTGGGACGCCTGCGGGCCATGCGCGACGACGCGCTGGCGGACTACCGGCGCGCCACCAGCCAGGTGGACGCTCTCGTGGTGCCCGCCCTCCCGCGCTCGCCCGTGCCCATCGCGCAGGCCCTAACCGACTTCACCTGGATGGGTCGCTTCACGCGGTGCTTCAACTGCACGCACGAGCCCGTGGTGTGCCTGCCGTGCGGCCGCGGCTCCGACGGCATGCCCGTGGGCATGCAGGTCGTGGCTCCCAAATACCGCGAGCGGACGGCCGTGCGTATCGCGCTGGCCTACGAGCGCAGCGGCGACGCGCCTGCACTCGGATGGCCGCCCGAGCTCGACCTGCCGGCGAACTAG
- a CDS encoding YbjQ family protein, translating to MIVVTTLEISGREITETLGIVQGNSVRARGIGRDLMAGLRSIKGGEVREYAELLAQARREAVERMVAHAESLGADAVVGTRYNAADVMQGVAELLAYGTAVRTAAKD from the coding sequence ATGATCGTGGTGACCACGTTGGAGATTTCCGGGCGGGAGATCACCGAGACCCTGGGAATCGTGCAGGGCAACAGCGTGCGAGCGCGCGGCATCGGCCGCGACCTCATGGCCGGGCTCCGCTCAATCAAGGGCGGCGAGGTGCGCGAGTATGCCGAGCTGCTGGCGCAGGCCCGACGCGAGGCGGTGGAGCGCATGGTGGCCCACGCCGAGTCGCTGGGCGCCGACGCCGTCGTGGGCACGCGCTACAACGCCGCCGACGTGATGCAGGGCGTGGCCGAGCTCTTGGCCTACGGCACCGCCGTCCGCACGGCGGCCAAGGACTAG
- a CDS encoding sugar kinase — MNQAKPPTVIAAGEVMVELAGPKPLARVETIKRSNSGDVLNVAVALGRLGLPCAILTKVGDDPFGDYLLEDWAGLGVDQRYVTRGGGPTGLYVAEHAADTSYQIWYWRKGSAASTIAPADVDRVDLGGVRLVHLSGISQAISASSRAATRRLAERARERGIPVSLDINFRPQIWSGEEAAKAMHEVLPDANLVFCGAPDESLAVAGLSDPEDAAGYFLDRGAQVVAVTMAENGAFAADADDTVRLPHVARRIQGPQGAGDAFVGGFLAGRLAGAGLATCTRFGTLVAGLKVERPGPLHGLPQRPEIVARAAELGWDDVLRTLDVLEADSDRNASEVTG; from the coding sequence ATGAACCAGGCGAAACCACCGACCGTAATCGCGGCCGGCGAGGTCATGGTCGAGCTGGCGGGTCCCAAGCCGCTGGCGCGGGTGGAAACGATCAAGCGCTCGAACTCCGGCGACGTGCTCAACGTGGCCGTCGCGCTGGGTCGGCTGGGCCTGCCGTGCGCGATTCTCACCAAGGTCGGCGACGATCCGTTCGGCGACTATCTGCTCGAGGACTGGGCCGGCCTCGGCGTTGACCAGCGCTACGTGACGCGGGGCGGCGGACCGACCGGCCTCTACGTCGCCGAGCACGCCGCCGACACCAGCTACCAGATCTGGTACTGGCGGAAGGGCAGCGCCGCGTCGACGATCGCGCCCGCCGACGTGGACCGGGTGGACCTGGGCGGCGTGCGGCTGGTGCATCTGAGCGGCATCTCGCAGGCCATTTCGGCGTCGTCTCGGGCCGCGACGCGGCGCCTGGCGGAGCGCGCCCGCGAGCGCGGCATCCCGGTCTCGCTGGACATCAACTTCCGCCCGCAAATCTGGTCGGGGGAAGAAGCGGCGAAGGCGATGCACGAGGTGCTGCCGGACGCGAACCTCGTGTTTTGCGGCGCGCCGGATGAGTCGCTGGCCGTGGCGGGCCTCAGCGACCCCGAGGACGCCGCGGGGTACTTCCTGGACCGCGGAGCGCAGGTTGTGGCGGTCACGATGGCCGAGAACGGCGCGTTCGCGGCAGATGCCGACGACACCGTGCGCTTGCCGCACGTGGCGCGGCGCATCCAGGGACCCCAGGGCGCGGGCGACGCGTTCGTGGGCGGATTCCTGGCGGGACGCCTAGCGGGCGCGGGCCTTGCGACATGCACGCGCTTCGGGACCCTGGTCGCGGGCCTGAAGGTCGAAAGACCGGGACCGCTGCACGGCCTGCCCCAGCGCCCCGAGATCGTGGCGCGCGCCGCCGAGCTCGGGTGGGACGACGTGCTGCGGACGCTCGATGTGCTGGAGGCAGACTCTGACCGGAACGCATCGGAGGTGACGGGATGA
- the lpdA gene encoding dihydrolipoyl dehydrogenase yields MPVTADVCVLGGGPGGYVAALRAAALGANVALVEAEEVGGVCLLRGCIPSKALLRSAEVYQLALHAGAFGVNVSGVEADYAAMRARKDRIVRQLVRGVGGLLDAAGVTVVRGYGTLAGAGVVEVDMGDRGDLVMAPKVIIASGSSSVMPPVPGTDLPGVIDSDGAFELEEPPAQIVVAGAGAVGVEWATLFALLGSEVTLVEMLPTVVPNEDAEVSAALRKILVQQGVTVRDGTRIESIAEREGGLRVSLAKDDETSEVDATHVLMATGRRANAMNLGLDRMGVTHSGQGIPVDGAMRTNRPDVYAIGDVTGQRLLAHVASHQGVVAAENVMGGSAVYHDDTVPACTFTHPEIASVGLTEADAREQHGEVIVGRFPFQALGRARAYGDTDGFVKLVADGANGRLLGMHVIGPAASDIIAEGALALQLEATLTDLRETIHAHPTFPEASAEAAWAAINQPLHLPQRRARARSS; encoded by the coding sequence ATGCCGGTAACGGCGGATGTGTGCGTGCTCGGCGGCGGCCCTGGCGGCTACGTGGCTGCCCTGCGGGCGGCCGCGCTTGGGGCCAATGTCGCGCTGGTCGAGGCCGAAGAGGTCGGCGGCGTCTGCCTGCTGCGCGGCTGCATTCCCTCGAAGGCCCTGCTCCGCAGCGCCGAGGTCTACCAGCTCGCGCTCCACGCGGGCGCGTTCGGCGTCAACGTGTCGGGGGTCGAAGCCGACTATGCGGCCATGCGGGCGCGCAAGGACCGCATCGTGCGCCAGCTCGTACGCGGGGTGGGCGGCCTGCTGGACGCCGCCGGGGTCACAGTGGTGCGCGGCTACGGCACGCTGGCGGGCGCCGGCGTCGTCGAGGTGGATATGGGCGATCGCGGCGACCTGGTCATGGCGCCCAAGGTCATCATCGCCAGCGGCTCGTCGTCGGTGATGCCGCCGGTTCCTGGCACGGACCTGCCGGGCGTGATCGACAGCGACGGCGCGTTCGAGCTGGAAGAGCCGCCGGCCCAGATCGTTGTGGCCGGAGCGGGCGCCGTGGGCGTTGAGTGGGCCACGTTGTTCGCGCTGCTGGGGAGCGAGGTCACGCTGGTCGAGATGCTCCCCACGGTGGTTCCCAACGAAGACGCCGAAGTGAGCGCGGCCCTGCGCAAGATTCTTGTGCAGCAGGGCGTGACCGTGCGCGACGGCACCCGCATCGAGTCCATCGCCGAGCGCGAGGGCGGGCTGCGCGTGAGCCTGGCAAAAGACGACGAGACTTCAGAGGTCGACGCCACGCACGTATTGATGGCCACCGGGCGACGGGCCAATGCAATGAATCTTGGGCTCGATCGCATGGGCGTGACGCACAGCGGCCAGGGGATTCCCGTGGACGGCGCCATGCGCACCAACCGGCCCGACGTCTACGCCATCGGCGACGTGACCGGGCAGCGGCTGCTGGCGCACGTGGCCTCGCACCAGGGCGTGGTCGCGGCGGAGAACGTGATGGGCGGCTCGGCGGTCTACCACGACGACACCGTGCCGGCCTGCACGTTCACCCATCCCGAGATCGCCAGCGTGGGGCTCACCGAGGCCGACGCGCGCGAGCAGCACGGAGAGGTGATCGTGGGGCGCTTCCCCTTCCAGGCGCTGGGCCGCGCTCGAGCCTACGGCGATACCGACGGCTTCGTGAAGCTGGTGGCCGACGGCGCAAATGGACGGCTGCTGGGGATGCACGTGATCGGCCCGGCGGCCAGCGACATCATCGCCGAGGGCGCGCTGGCGCTGCAGCTCGAGGCCACGCTGACAGACCTGCGCGAGACGATCCACGCGCACCCGACCTTCCCCGAAGCCTCGGCCGAGGCGGCCTGGGCAGCGATCAACCAGCCGCTGCACCTGCCGCAGCGGCGCGCCCGTGCGCGCTCCTCCTGA
- a CDS encoding M20 family metallopeptidase, with translation MSALVSRLADLVAINSVNASLPGGPGEQAMADYVAKAARAMGAEVELYEVEPGRPNLLARIDRARPRTLMFECHLDTVGLAPMPDALNPRVEGGRLYGRGSADPKGSLAAMLSVLESAAADPTFPVNVWLAGSMDEEITMRGSRALAERRPAVDAVIVGEPTNLQPIVAHKGVLRWRVRTTGVAAHSATPERGRNAIFDMQTVIGALRAGIEPGLAKSSHPRLGPATWSVGVIEGGEAVNVVPDACQIDCDRRLLPGEDPDAVLAEVDQALDALRQADAGLRVEREPPYVHVPPMETGADEPVVRATAQALTEAGRDPTLAAVAYATDASMLASIGGLPAVVLGPGDIAQAHTNDEWIELAELEAAVGVYRGICEAFADAA, from the coding sequence ATGTCCGCCCTCGTTTCGCGCCTGGCCGATCTGGTGGCGATCAACAGCGTCAACGCCAGCCTGCCAGGCGGACCTGGCGAGCAGGCGATGGCGGACTACGTGGCGAAGGCCGCGCGAGCCATGGGCGCCGAGGTGGAGCTTTACGAGGTCGAGCCGGGCCGTCCCAACCTGCTGGCCCGCATCGACCGCGCACGCCCCCGCACGCTGATGTTCGAGTGCCACCTAGACACCGTTGGGCTGGCCCCGATGCCAGACGCCTTGAATCCGCGCGTCGAGGGCGGGCGGCTCTACGGACGCGGCTCCGCCGATCCGAAGGGCTCGCTGGCCGCCATGCTCAGCGTCCTGGAGAGCGCCGCCGCCGACCCGACGTTTCCGGTCAACGTCTGGCTCGCCGGGTCCATGGACGAAGAGATCACCATGCGCGGGTCTCGGGCGCTGGCCGAGCGCCGGCCCGCCGTGGACGCGGTGATCGTGGGCGAGCCGACCAACCTGCAGCCCATCGTGGCGCACAAGGGCGTGCTGCGCTGGCGCGTGCGCACCACCGGCGTGGCGGCGCACAGCGCGACGCCGGAGCGCGGTCGCAACGCCATCTTCGATATGCAGACGGTGATCGGCGCGCTGCGCGCGGGCATCGAGCCGGGCCTGGCGAAGTCGTCGCACCCCCGCCTGGGCCCCGCGACCTGGAGTGTGGGCGTGATCGAGGGCGGCGAGGCGGTGAACGTGGTGCCGGACGCCTGCCAGATCGACTGCGACCGGCGGCTCCTGCCCGGCGAGGATCCCGACGCGGTGCTCGCCGAGGTGGACCAGGCGCTGGACGCGTTGCGTCAGGCCGACGCCGGACTCCGCGTCGAGCGCGAGCCGCCCTACGTCCACGTGCCGCCGATGGAGACCGGCGCCGACGAGCCCGTGGTGCGGGCAACCGCGCAGGCGCTGACTGAGGCCGGTCGCGATCCGACCCTGGCCGCCGTGGCCTATGCCACCGACGCCTCCATGCTGGCGTCCATCGGCGGGCTGCCCGCCGTGGTGCTGGGTCCCGGCGACATCGCGCAGGCGCACACAAACGACGAATGGATCGAGTTGGCCGAGCTCGAGGCGGCCGTGGGCGTCTATCGCGGAATCTGCGAGGCCTTTGCCGATGCGGCGTGA
- a CDS encoding 3-hydroxyacyl-CoA dehydrogenase NAD-binding domain-containing protein, with product MTSDSTAGNGRRAVVVGAGRMGHGIALELARGGFEVSLYDAAPGRAEAAIAEAREDAQDLVRAGVIAAADVDVIVGRLRAAETLADATAGAEFGAEAVAEDLEVKQDVFAELDRLCPPPAILTSNTSSISITEIASGCAHPERVALAHWMLPPHLLPIVEIAPGEATDAATINGLREVLESLGKQPVHIRRELPGYLMNRLQFALAREALSLIDKGVTTAEEIDVLIKGVLARRIPVLGIMRQADMAGLDVYRQIFTYLGPDLDASDEPPAFLEKAVAAGHTGAREGRGLFTWEPGEFERFVAARNDALIEALRKDRGD from the coding sequence GTGACTTCTGATTCAACGGCAGGCAATGGGCGCAGGGCCGTGGTGGTGGGCGCCGGACGCATGGGTCATGGGATCGCGCTCGAGCTGGCGCGCGGCGGCTTCGAGGTGTCGCTGTACGACGCTGCCCCCGGCCGCGCCGAAGCGGCCATTGCCGAGGCGCGGGAGGACGCGCAGGACCTGGTGCGCGCCGGCGTGATCGCCGCCGCCGACGTGGACGTGATCGTGGGACGGCTGCGCGCTGCGGAGACTCTCGCCGACGCCACGGCCGGGGCCGAGTTCGGCGCGGAAGCCGTGGCCGAGGACCTGGAAGTCAAGCAGGACGTCTTCGCGGAGCTGGACCGGCTCTGCCCACCGCCCGCCATCCTCACCAGCAACACGTCCAGCATCAGCATCACTGAAATCGCCAGCGGCTGCGCGCACCCCGAGCGCGTGGCGCTGGCCCACTGGATGCTCCCGCCGCACCTGCTCCCGATCGTTGAGATTGCTCCAGGTGAAGCGACCGACGCGGCCACGATTAACGGCCTGCGCGAGGTGCTCGAATCGCTCGGCAAGCAGCCGGTGCACATCCGCAGAGAGCTGCCGGGCTACCTGATGAACCGGTTGCAGTTCGCCCTCGCGCGCGAAGCCCTGAGCCTGATCGACAAGGGCGTCACCACCGCCGAGGAGATCGACGTGCTCATCAAGGGCGTGCTGGCGCGGCGCATTCCGGTGCTCGGCATCATGCGCCAGGCCGACATGGCCGGGCTGGACGTGTATCGCCAGATCTTCACCTACCTGGGGCCGGACCTCGACGCCAGCGACGAGCCGCCCGCGTTCCTGGAGAAAGCCGTGGCCGCCGGCCACACCGGGGCGCGCGAGGGCCGGGGGCTCTTCACCTGGGAACCGGGCGAGTTCGAGCGCTTCGTTGCCGCCCGCAACGATGCGCTCATCGAAGCGCTGCGGAAGGATCGCGGGGACTGA
- the folE gene encoding GTP cyclohydrolase I FolE encodes MTASTNGAQAPLPTREELAARHKRIEAAVREILTAVGEDPDRDGLLDTPARVARMYDELLNGHRTDPDEHLEVTFEHGHDEMVVVRDIQFHSLCEHHLLPFFGTVAVGYLPHDRIVGLSKLARVVEHLARRLQVQERLASQIADAIERVLDTGGVAVMVEAEHLCMTMRGVRKPGSRMVTTVTRGAFRDNPATRAEFLHAIGQPA; translated from the coding sequence ATGACCGCATCCACCAACGGCGCCCAGGCGCCGCTTCCCACTCGCGAGGAGCTCGCCGCGCGCCACAAGCGCATCGAGGCCGCCGTGCGCGAAATCCTCACCGCCGTCGGCGAGGACCCGGACCGCGACGGCCTGCTCGACACGCCGGCCCGCGTCGCGCGGATGTACGACGAGCTGCTCAACGGGCATCGGACCGACCCCGACGAGCATCTCGAGGTCACCTTCGAGCATGGGCACGATGAGATGGTGGTGGTTCGGGACATCCAATTCCACTCGCTCTGCGAGCACCACCTGCTGCCGTTCTTCGGCACGGTTGCCGTGGGGTATCTGCCCCACGACCGCATCGTCGGCCTCAGCAAGCTGGCGCGCGTGGTCGAGCACCTGGCCCGGCGGCTTCAGGTGCAGGAGCGGTTGGCCAGCCAGATTGCCGACGCGATCGAGCGCGTGCTCGACACCGGCGGCGTGGCGGTGATGGTGGAGGCCGAGCACCTGTGCATGACCATGCGCGGCGTGCGCAAGCCCGGCAGCCGCATGGTGACGACCGTGACCCGCGGAGCCTTCCGCGACAACCCCGCCACGCGCGCGGAATTTCTCCACGCCATTGGCCAGCCGGCTTAG
- a CDS encoding TIGR03960 family B12-binding radical SAM protein: MNPVVDIAPLLDRVAKPAQYTGGELNARRKPWDEAATRFALCFPDAYEIGMSNLAMGVLYEQVNDRTPHLCDRAFTPFPDMADLMREAGLPLFGWETRRPLADFDMLGFSLSYESGNTNVLEMLDLADLPLESHERGPGDPLILGGGSALMNPEPMADFFDLIAIGEGEELLPRLLDALADVDRERPDWRRAFLVHCATEIPGIYVPSLYRPRFDGQRFIEYDRLHPDAPAQIERQFVDLDAVPAPSQPVVPLTEVVHDRVAVELDRGCARACRFCQAGYIYRPVRRRSAEGVAAAIDQCLAATGQSDVSLLSLNAVDYDGLDELIGEVQDSTPDYLQVSIPSTRVESFNVDIARALQRGGKRGGSLTFAPEAATPRMRQVINKEISDEDLLDTCDMAFAQGFRTIKLYFMIGQPTETLDDARAIAHLANRVMAVGRGHHGAKAKVNVTVSTFIPKPFTPFQWHPQDRPEAIRAKQRACFEIVRDRNVHLMWHDTEESQVEALLALGDRRVGRVIRRAWDRGCRFDGWMEHFKAEAWFAGVADAGVDLDEMIYRHRDPAEPLPWDQIGIHVSKRMLQREYARALAAAEPSEARLAAAPA, encoded by the coding sequence ATGAACCCCGTCGTCGACATCGCGCCTCTCCTTGATCGCGTCGCCAAGCCCGCGCAATACACGGGCGGCGAGTTGAACGCCCGACGCAAACCCTGGGACGAGGCCGCGACGCGCTTCGCGCTGTGCTTCCCCGATGCGTACGAGATCGGGATGTCGAACCTCGCCATGGGGGTGCTGTACGAGCAGGTCAACGACCGCACGCCGCACCTCTGCGACCGCGCCTTCACGCCGTTTCCGGACATGGCGGACCTGATGCGCGAGGCGGGCTTGCCGCTGTTCGGCTGGGAGACGCGTCGACCGCTGGCGGACTTCGACATGCTCGGGTTCTCGCTCAGCTACGAGAGCGGGAACACCAACGTGCTGGAGATGCTGGATCTGGCGGACCTTCCGCTGGAGAGCCACGAGCGCGGACCCGGCGACCCGCTGATCCTGGGCGGCGGTTCGGCGCTGATGAATCCCGAGCCGATGGCGGACTTCTTCGACCTGATCGCGATCGGCGAGGGTGAGGAGCTGCTGCCGCGCCTGCTCGACGCCCTGGCGGATGTCGATCGCGAGCGCCCGGACTGGCGCCGCGCGTTCCTGGTCCACTGCGCCACGGAGATTCCAGGCATCTACGTGCCATCGCTCTACCGGCCGCGCTTCGACGGCCAGCGATTCATCGAATACGACCGGCTGCACCCGGACGCTCCGGCGCAGATCGAGCGGCAGTTCGTGGACCTGGACGCCGTGCCCGCGCCGTCTCAACCGGTCGTGCCGCTCACGGAAGTGGTGCACGACCGCGTGGCCGTCGAGCTGGACCGCGGTTGCGCGCGGGCCTGCAGATTCTGTCAGGCCGGCTATATCTACCGACCGGTGCGCCGGCGATCGGCGGAGGGCGTGGCGGCGGCCATCGACCAATGCCTGGCGGCGACGGGGCAGAGCGACGTGTCGTTGCTCTCGCTCAATGCCGTGGACTACGACGGCCTGGACGAGCTGATTGGCGAGGTGCAGGACTCCACGCCCGACTACCTGCAGGTGAGCATTCCGTCCACTCGCGTCGAGAGCTTCAACGTCGACATCGCGCGGGCGCTGCAGCGCGGCGGCAAGCGAGGCGGCAGCCTGACATTCGCGCCCGAGGCGGCGACGCCGCGCATGCGCCAGGTCATCAACAAGGAGATCTCGGACGAGGACCTGCTGGACACCTGCGACATGGCGTTCGCGCAGGGGTTCCGCACGATCAAGCTGTATTTCATGATCGGCCAGCCCACCGAGACGCTGGACGACGCCCGCGCGATCGCCCACCTGGCCAACCGGGTGATGGCCGTGGGGCGGGGGCATCACGGGGCCAAAGCGAAGGTGAATGTGACGGTGTCGACCTTCATCCCCAAGCCGTTCACGCCATTCCAATGGCATCCGCAGGACCGTCCGGAAGCGATCCGCGCCAAGCAGCGGGCCTGCTTCGAGATCGTGCGCGACCGCAACGTGCACTTGATGTGGCACGACACCGAGGAGAGCCAGGTCGAGGCGCTGCTGGCGCTGGGCGACCGGCGCGTGGGGCGCGTGATTCGCCGCGCCTGGGACCGCGGCTGCCGCTTCGACGGCTGGATGGAGCACTTCAAGGCGGAGGCGTGGTTCGCCGGCGTCGCGGACGCCGGGGTGGACCTGGACGAGATGATCTACCGCCACCGCGATCCCGCCGAGCCGCTGCCCTGGGACCAAATCGGCATCCACGTGAGCAAGCGGATGCTGCAACGGGAATACGCCCGCGCGTTGGCCGCGGCGGAGCCGTCGGAGGCCAGGCTGGCGGCTGCGCCGGCTTGA
- the mnmE gene encoding tRNA uridine-5-carboxymethylaminomethyl(34) synthesis GTPase MnmE, whose protein sequence is MTRALTDTIAAIATAPGPGGIGIVRASGPEARGVAERVVRFREGIEHPRPRYAHRVDVIDPAPPHAVIDDGLLLFMPGPNSYTGEDVVEFQGHGGLLVTSRVLDAVLRAGARPAEPGEFTLRAFLNGRLDLAQAEAVADLVAAPTAEALAAAADQLGGRLSSSVRELRRACLDLMARLEAEIDFAEEDVPAVPRDDLRRTLERIDGTLEAILAGADRGMLQRHGFRVVLVGSPNVGKSSLMNALLATERAIVTEVPGTTRDVVEESFNLDGIPVRLSDTAGLRPTDDPVERIGVDRSGAALAAADVAALVLDGSRALVDADLDAARQVAAAGKQSIVVLNKTDLPSATTTNDAAGLIEAPVCRTSAINGDVAGVRAALRTLIGDGSPNPDLGTVASLRHKQALERAREELASAREAVAGGLPADFIAIGLRGAVQALGEVTGESATEDLLDTIFAKFCIGK, encoded by the coding sequence GTGACGCGCGCGCTGACCGACACGATTGCGGCCATTGCCACGGCGCCGGGGCCGGGTGGCATCGGCATCGTGCGCGCCAGCGGACCCGAGGCGCGCGGGGTCGCCGAGCGGGTCGTGCGGTTTCGCGAGGGGATCGAGCATCCGCGTCCTCGCTATGCGCATCGCGTGGACGTGATCGATCCGGCTCCGCCGCACGCGGTGATCGACGATGGCTTGCTGCTCTTCATGCCGGGGCCGAACTCCTATACCGGCGAGGACGTTGTGGAGTTTCAGGGCCACGGTGGACTGTTGGTTACGTCCCGCGTGCTCGACGCCGTGCTCCGGGCCGGGGCCCGTCCCGCCGAGCCGGGCGAGTTCACCTTGCGGGCGTTTCTGAACGGTCGCCTGGACCTGGCGCAGGCGGAGGCCGTGGCCGACCTGGTGGCGGCGCCGACGGCCGAGGCGCTGGCCGCGGCGGCGGATCAGCTCGGCGGTCGCCTTTCCAGCTCCGTGCGGGAGTTGCGGCGGGCCTGCCTGGATCTGATGGCGCGGTTGGAGGCCGAGATTGACTTTGCCGAAGAGGACGTGCCGGCGGTCCCGCGCGACGACCTGCGGCGCACGCTCGAGCGAATCGACGGGACGCTGGAGGCGATCCTGGCGGGCGCGGATCGCGGAATGCTGCAGCGGCATGGATTCCGCGTGGTGCTGGTCGGCAGCCCGAACGTAGGCAAGTCGTCGCTGATGAACGCCCTGCTCGCCACGGAGCGCGCCATTGTGACGGAGGTCCCGGGCACCACGCGCGATGTGGTCGAGGAGTCGTTCAACCTGGACGGCATCCCGGTGCGGCTCAGCGACACGGCGGGACTGCGACCGACCGACGATCCGGTGGAGCGCATCGGCGTGGACCGCAGCGGGGCGGCGCTGGCCGCCGCGGACGTGGCGGCGCTGGTGCTGGACGGATCCCGCGCCCTGGTGGATGCCGACCTTGACGCGGCGCGGCAGGTGGCGGCGGCGGGGAAGCAGTCCATCGTCGTCCTCAACAAGACCGACCTGCCGTCAGCGACCACCACCAACGACGCTGCCGGGCTTATCGAGGCGCCGGTGTGCCGCACGAGCGCGATCAACGGCGACGTGGCCGGGGTGCGCGCGGCGTTGCGCACGCTCATCGGCGACGGCTCGCCCAATCCCGACCTCGGAACCGTGGCCAGCTTGCGCCACAAGCAGGCGCTGGAGCGCGCGCGGGAGGAGCTGGCAAGCGCGCGCGAGGCGGTGGCCGGCGGGCTGCCCGCGGACTTCATCGCCATCGGCCTGCGCGGCGCGGTGCAGGCGCTGGGCGAGGTCACCGGCGAATCGGCGACGGAGGACCTGTTGGATACCATCTTCGCCAAGTTCTGCATCGGCAAGTGA